From a single Natronorubrum tibetense GA33 genomic region:
- a CDS encoding DUF1328 family protein — MLDIATSVPLQMGGGGFLYWALIFFVLAIVAAAVGARGVAGISMEIARIFVLIFIILAIVALLL, encoded by the coding sequence ATGCTCGATATCGCAACGTCGGTACCACTGCAGATGGGCGGCGGCGGCTTCCTGTACTGGGCGCTAATCTTCTTCGTGCTAGCGATCGTCGCCGCGGCGGTCGGCGCTCGCGGCGTCGCCGGGATCTCGATGGAGATTGCGCGGATTTTCGTGCTGATCTTCATCATTCTCGCGATCGTCGCGCTCCTCCTGTAG
- a CDS encoding archaeosine biosynthesis radical SAM protein RaSEA — MSKPTPDVYEQGKGMDAHNQVMREIRSRKEASYDPHEPTRVWLDEDNTPGGVKTSLTIILNTGGCRWARAGGCTMCGYVAESVDGGSVSHEALMDQIDVCLAHESENADEPAELIKIYTSGSFLDEREVGAETRKAIGETFADRERIVLESLPDFVDREKIADFAGHGIDTDIAIGLETATDRVRHDCVNKYFDFADFEGACAEAAIADEEAGSEADAGIKAYLLMKPPFLTESEAVADMISSIERCADVAGCHTVSMNPCNVQRYTMVDELYFNDGYRPPWLWSVAHVLEETAEVDAIVVSDPVGHGSDRGPHNCTECDDLVQKAIKDFDLRQDPSVFEQVSCECELTWETVMERERSFNQPLTR; from the coding sequence ATGAGTAAACCCACGCCCGACGTCTACGAGCAGGGCAAGGGCATGGACGCCCACAACCAGGTGATGCGGGAGATTCGCTCGCGCAAGGAGGCGAGCTACGACCCCCACGAACCCACCCGCGTCTGGCTCGACGAGGACAACACCCCCGGCGGCGTCAAGACGAGTCTGACGATCATTCTCAACACCGGCGGCTGTCGCTGGGCTCGCGCCGGCGGCTGTACGATGTGTGGCTACGTCGCCGAGAGCGTCGACGGCGGCAGCGTCTCCCACGAGGCGCTGATGGACCAGATCGACGTCTGTCTCGCACACGAGTCCGAAAACGCCGACGAGCCGGCAGAGCTCATCAAAATCTACACCTCCGGCTCGTTCTTAGACGAGCGCGAAGTCGGCGCCGAGACCCGGAAAGCGATCGGCGAGACCTTCGCGGATCGGGAGCGCATCGTCTTAGAGTCCCTCCCCGACTTCGTCGACCGCGAGAAGATCGCCGACTTCGCGGGCCACGGCATCGATACCGACATCGCGATCGGTCTCGAGACGGCGACCGACCGGGTCCGCCACGACTGCGTGAACAAGTACTTCGACTTCGCTGACTTCGAGGGCGCCTGCGCGGAAGCCGCAATTGCAGACGAAGAGGCAGGAAGCGAAGCGGACGCGGGGATCAAGGCCTACCTCCTGATGAAGCCGCCGTTCCTCACGGAATCGGAGGCCGTCGCGGACATGATCTCCTCCATCGAGCGCTGTGCCGATGTCGCCGGTTGCCACACCGTCTCGATGAACCCGTGTAACGTCCAGCGATACACGATGGTGGACGAACTCTACTTCAACGACGGCTATCGCCCGCCGTGGCTCTGGTCGGTCGCCCACGTCCTCGAGGAGACGGCCGAAGTCGACGCCATCGTCGTCTCTGACCCCGTCGGCCACGGCTCCGACCGCGGGCCGCACAACTGCACGGAGTGTGACGATCTGGTTCAGAAGGCGATCAAAGATTTCGACCTCCGACAGGACCCCAGCGTCTTCGAGCAGGTTTCCTGCGAGTGTGAACTGACCTGGGAGACCGTTATGGAACGCGAACGGAGTTTCAATCAGCCGCTGACTCGCTAG
- a CDS encoding helix-turn-helix domain-containing protein, which yields MQSRRGRCVCNESDQEDDRHQTPMGQRFIAELVVSHDDLPLTPTVRDVSEATIAVESQPLSYPERPGPIIFYSVSDTDFSAFESLLETDHTVAEWEVAMEFTDYRIYQIYVSSNAKFTTPEIADLGLQVLSIRNTDRGWEFRLLAPNRERLGDYWQYCCEEGIQFHLEKLYSTGSQTGPATGDGLEAALTDRQREVARTAARMGYFEPDGADAATVADELEISPSTLSTHLRRIMAKVLRHTFDD from the coding sequence ATGCAATCAAGACGCGGGAGATGCGTCTGTAACGAGTCCGATCAGGAAGACGACCGCCACCAGACCCCGATGGGACAGCGTTTCATTGCCGAGTTGGTCGTTTCACACGACGATCTCCCGCTGACCCCGACCGTTCGGGATGTCTCCGAGGCAACGATCGCGGTCGAGTCGCAGCCGCTATCGTACCCGGAGCGACCCGGCCCGATTATCTTCTACTCGGTATCCGATACCGACTTCTCGGCGTTCGAGTCCCTGCTCGAGACCGATCACACGGTGGCAGAGTGGGAGGTGGCGATGGAGTTTACGGACTATCGTATCTACCAGATCTACGTGAGTTCGAACGCCAAGTTCACGACTCCCGAGATAGCCGACCTCGGACTGCAGGTGCTCTCGATTCGGAACACCGATCGCGGGTGGGAGTTCCGGCTACTGGCCCCGAACAGGGAGCGCCTCGGCGACTACTGGCAGTACTGTTGCGAGGAAGGCATCCAGTTCCACCTCGAGAAACTGTACAGCACCGGCTCTCAAACGGGCCCCGCGACCGGCGACGGTCTCGAGGCGGCCCTCACCGATCGCCAACGAGAGGTTGCTCGCACCGCGGCTCGAATGGGCTACTTCGAACCCGACGGTGCCGACGCGGCGACAGTCGCCGACGAACTCGAAATCTCGCCGTCGACGCTGTCGACGCACCTGCGGCGGATCATGGCCAAAGTGCTCCGCCACACGTTCGACGACTGA
- a CDS encoding bacterio-opsin activator domain-containing protein → MENADAEYGGGGRATPAAVALETLVDPVVAVTNGTITYANGAARDAFGLDADAHETGAGEWEATAVFASWARLEDEIHETTAGTVRRVTLEIGGDSGDETAADRYDARIHRSTERATITFESATGDVDEPASPAESDYAVKDRAINEAPVGITISDPDLEDNPLVYVNDAYEEMTGYDYDDVIGRNCRFLQGEDSSEAAVAEMAAAIDEDYPVTVEIKNYRKDGTEFWNEVTIAPVRDEAGTVTHYIGFQNDITARKEAELALETRTEELEYLLERIEGLIQDVTDVVAGATDRSGLETDVCERIAAETGYDGAWIGERNPATGTIDVRTSAGECGDTSDVTTASDHPAATALAETEAATGTLGGTTHASFPLSYNGIEYGVLTVRTDRGRAIDDRETVILSALARAVASGVNARETSRVLETDAVVAVELTLTDRSLAPVAVSAAADCRLEYRRSVHRTDNETMSLFTVTGPDATAEALETAAADAGLDCRIVVERESECLIELAGGDDLVGWLSERGVRTEAIESEDGRARLTLEIPRSANVRSIVEALEDRYEGTDIVSFQQRDRDPETRQEFAARLERDLTDRQFAALQRAYLSGYFEWPRPTTGEELAQTMGVSRPTFHEHLRTAEAKLCRALFDEGKLSG, encoded by the coding sequence ATGGAGAATGCCGACGCGGAGTACGGTGGCGGGGGACGGGCCACACCGGCGGCCGTAGCGCTCGAGACGCTCGTCGATCCCGTCGTTGCCGTGACGAATGGGACGATCACGTACGCCAACGGCGCGGCGCGAGACGCGTTCGGACTGGACGCCGACGCACACGAAACCGGCGCGGGCGAGTGGGAGGCGACGGCCGTATTCGCGTCGTGGGCTCGACTCGAGGACGAGATCCACGAGACGACGGCCGGTACGGTTCGTCGCGTGACACTCGAAATCGGCGGCGACAGCGGTGACGAGACCGCCGCCGATCGGTACGATGCCAGGATCCACCGGTCGACCGAGCGCGCGACGATCACGTTCGAGTCGGCAACCGGGGACGTCGACGAGCCCGCGTCGCCAGCCGAGAGCGACTACGCGGTCAAAGATCGGGCGATCAACGAAGCGCCGGTCGGGATTACCATCTCGGATCCGGACCTCGAGGACAACCCGCTCGTCTACGTCAACGACGCCTACGAGGAGATGACCGGCTACGACTACGACGATGTCATCGGTCGCAACTGTCGATTCCTGCAGGGCGAGGACTCGAGCGAGGCGGCTGTCGCCGAGATGGCGGCTGCGATCGACGAGGACTACCCGGTGACGGTCGAGATCAAGAACTATCGCAAGGACGGCACCGAGTTCTGGAACGAGGTCACGATCGCTCCCGTCCGCGACGAGGCGGGAACGGTCACCCACTACATCGGCTTCCAGAACGACATCACGGCTCGAAAGGAGGCCGAACTCGCGCTCGAGACCCGGACCGAGGAGCTCGAGTACCTCCTCGAGCGCATTGAGGGGTTGATTCAGGACGTGACGGACGTCGTCGCCGGTGCAACCGATCGCTCCGGGCTCGAGACCGACGTCTGCGAGCGGATCGCCGCGGAGACGGGCTACGACGGCGCGTGGATCGGCGAGCGAAACCCTGCGACGGGGACGATTGACGTCCGGACGAGCGCCGGCGAGTGTGGCGACACGTCGGACGTCACGACCGCCAGCGACCACCCCGCAGCCACCGCGCTCGCCGAGACCGAGGCGGCTACCGGAACGCTCGGGGGGACGACCCACGCGTCGTTCCCGCTGTCGTACAACGGCATCGAGTACGGCGTCCTCACCGTTCGAACCGATCGCGGCCGAGCGATCGATGATCGCGAAACGGTGATCCTCTCCGCACTGGCCCGCGCGGTCGCAAGCGGTGTCAACGCCCGTGAGACCAGCCGCGTCCTCGAGACCGACGCGGTCGTCGCCGTCGAACTCACGCTCACCGATCGGTCGCTCGCCCCCGTCGCCGTCTCCGCGGCGGCGGACTGTCGACTCGAGTACCGTCGCTCGGTGCACCGCACCGACAACGAGACGATGTCGCTGTTCACTGTCACCGGCCCCGACGCGACCGCGGAGGCCCTCGAGACGGCCGCGGCGGACGCCGGCCTCGATTGTCGAATCGTCGTCGAGCGCGAGTCAGAGTGTCTGATCGAACTCGCGGGCGGGGATGACCTCGTCGGCTGGCTCTCCGAGCGCGGCGTCCGTACCGAGGCGATCGAGAGCGAGGACGGTCGGGCGCGTCTCACGCTCGAGATCCCCCGCTCGGCGAACGTCCGTTCGATCGTCGAAGCCCTCGAGGATCGGTACGAAGGGACGGACATCGTCTCGTTCCAGCAGCGCGACCGTGACCCCGAGACGCGCCAGGAGTTCGCGGCGCGACTCGAGCGTGATCTCACCGATCGGCAGTTCGCCGCGTTACAGCGCGCGTATCTCAGCGGCTACTTCGAGTGGCCTCGGCCGACGACCGGCGAGGAACTCGCCCAGACGATGGGCGTCTCGCGTCCGACGTTCCACGAACACCTGCGGACGGCCGAAGCGAAACTCTGCCGGGCGCTCTTCGACGAGGGTAAACTCTCGGGTTGA
- a CDS encoding HVO_0649 family zinc finger protein, giving the protein MSAYRSPFEQLRAKFDESSPECPACGYHDSDGSWRVTTTGSRVTYQFVCPTCDAIKTREMRL; this is encoded by the coding sequence ATGTCTGCGTACAGATCACCGTTCGAACAACTCCGAGCGAAATTCGACGAATCGAGCCCAGAGTGTCCGGCGTGTGGGTACCACGACAGCGACGGAAGCTGGCGTGTCACGACCACTGGAAGCCGCGTCACCTACCAGTTCGTCTGTCCCACCTGCGATGCAATCAAGACGCGGGAGATGCGTCTGTAA
- a CDS encoding aldehyde ferredoxin oxidoreductase family protein has product MTELGGFQDRVARVDLSDGEVAYESIDEEDAKKYIGARGLGVKYVFEQGVDVDPLGPDNLLAFMNGPLSGTQVTMSGRIAVCTKSPLTGTVTDSHHGGWSGARLKWAGFDGLLFEGEADEPVYAVVEDGEIELRDASHLWGEGFHETRDTLEEEVDGSYGKNLSVMGIGPGGENGVKYACIMNEDDRASGRGGTGCVMGSKNLKAIVVKSTTRMPQPADPETFKEGHQQAMQAITESDVTAPNEGGLSMYGTNVLMNIGEEMDGLPTKNGQYTSTEAMRDAEGVDIDAERVSGENVRENILVDEPTCHSCPVACKKEVEVTAMHKGEEMNVRTESYEYESAYALGPNSGHTDRDAVALMLERCNDMGVDTIDTGNMMAMAMEMTDEGKLEGVGELEWGDTETMIDMIEAIAHRENDFADLLAEGPRRVAEAKDAHENSLAVKGQTIAAYDPRCMKGMGIGYATSNRGACHLRGYTPAAEILGIPEKVDPYEYEGKGELTAAFQDLHAISDSFDICKFNAFAEGIEEYVLQYNGMTGLDVGEEDLLEAGERIYNLERYYNNLVGFDGDDDSLPARFLEDGIRGQGASEGEYCELEEMKEEYYDHRGWVDGVVPDEKLEELEIDLGPGTGVSAGDSAAPADD; this is encoded by the coding sequence ATGACTGAACTCGGCGGATTTCAAGATAGGGTCGCCCGTGTGGATCTTTCGGACGGGGAGGTCGCGTACGAATCGATCGATGAGGAGGACGCAAAGAAATATATCGGCGCACGGGGGCTCGGCGTAAAGTACGTCTTCGAACAGGGAGTGGACGTCGATCCGCTCGGTCCCGACAACCTGCTTGCCTTTATGAACGGGCCGCTGTCGGGCACCCAGGTGACGATGAGCGGCCGGATCGCGGTCTGTACGAAGTCGCCGCTGACTGGTACCGTCACCGACAGCCACCACGGCGGCTGGTCCGGCGCACGGCTCAAGTGGGCCGGTTTCGACGGCCTCCTCTTCGAAGGCGAAGCCGACGAACCGGTGTACGCCGTCGTCGAGGACGGCGAGATCGAACTGCGAGACGCCTCCCACCTCTGGGGTGAGGGGTTCCACGAGACTCGCGATACGCTCGAGGAGGAAGTAGATGGATCCTACGGGAAGAACCTCAGCGTTATGGGGATCGGTCCCGGCGGCGAGAACGGCGTCAAGTACGCCTGCATCATGAACGAGGACGACCGGGCCTCCGGTCGCGGCGGTACGGGCTGTGTGATGGGGTCGAAGAACCTCAAGGCCATCGTCGTCAAGTCCACCACCCGGATGCCCCAGCCCGCGGATCCGGAGACGTTCAAGGAGGGTCACCAGCAGGCCATGCAGGCCATCACGGAGTCCGATGTCACCGCGCCCAACGAGGGCGGGCTCTCGATGTACGGGACGAACGTCCTGATGAACATCGGCGAGGAGATGGACGGATTGCCGACGAAAAACGGACAGTACACCTCGACCGAAGCCATGCGCGACGCGGAAGGTGTCGACATCGACGCCGAGCGCGTCTCCGGCGAGAACGTCCGCGAGAACATTCTGGTCGACGAACCGACCTGTCATTCCTGTCCGGTCGCCTGCAAGAAGGAAGTCGAAGTGACCGCGATGCACAAGGGCGAGGAGATGAACGTCCGCACGGAGTCCTACGAGTACGAGTCGGCCTACGCGCTCGGCCCGAACTCGGGCCACACCGACCGCGACGCCGTCGCGCTCATGCTCGAACGCTGTAACGACATGGGCGTCGACACCATCGACACCGGGAACATGATGGCGATGGCCATGGAGATGACCGACGAGGGCAAACTCGAGGGCGTGGGCGAACTCGAGTGGGGCGACACCGAAACGATGATCGACATGATCGAGGCGATCGCCCACCGCGAGAACGATTTCGCGGATCTGCTGGCCGAAGGGCCGCGTCGCGTCGCCGAGGCGAAAGACGCCCACGAGAACTCGCTGGCCGTCAAGGGTCAGACCATCGCGGCCTACGACCCGCGCTGTATGAAGGGGATGGGCATCGGCTACGCCACCTCGAACCGTGGGGCCTGCCACTTGCGGGGCTATACCCCCGCCGCCGAAATCCTGGGCATCCCGGAGAAGGTCGACCCCTACGAGTACGAGGGGAAGGGCGAACTCACCGCCGCCTTCCAGGACCTCCACGCCATCAGCGACTCGTTCGACATCTGCAAGTTCAACGCCTTCGCGGAGGGCATCGAGGAGTACGTCCTCCAGTACAACGGGATGACCGGACTGGACGTCGGCGAGGAGGACCTGCTCGAGGCCGGCGAGCGGATCTACAACCTCGAACGGTACTACAACAACCTCGTCGGCTTTGACGGCGACGACGACTCGCTGCCCGCGCGATTCCTCGAGGACGGCATCCGCGGACAGGGCGCCAGCGAGGGCGAGTACTGCGAACTCGAGGAGATGAAAGAAGAGTACTACGACCACCGCGGCTGGGTCGACGGCGTCGTGCCGGACGAGAAACTCGAGGAACTCGAGATCGATCTCGGCCCCGGAACGGGCGTCTCCGCGGGCGACTCGGCGGCACCGGCGGACGACTGA
- a CDS encoding HalOD1 output domain-containing protein: MTEKMFSLAPESTDSTASLSIIERVATLEETDPITLPPLYDAIDPEALDSVVDSSTASDSRSPATVRFSYCGYDVLVRRDGEITISPA, from the coding sequence ATGACAGAAAAGATGTTTTCACTCGCCCCGGAGTCGACGGACAGCACGGCCAGCCTATCCATCATCGAGCGGGTCGCCACGCTCGAGGAGACGGATCCGATAACACTTCCACCCCTGTACGACGCCATCGACCCCGAAGCGCTGGATTCGGTCGTGGACTCCTCGACCGCCAGTGACTCGCGGTCGCCAGCGACGGTTCGGTTCTCCTACTGCGGCTACGACGTTCTCGTTCGACGTGATGGAGAGATTACGATATCGCCTGCCTAA